A section of the Streptomyces sp. Je 1-369 genome encodes:
- a CDS encoding dipeptidase yields MTSHDEARALDEAHALDAARALDEARALLADFPVVDGHNDLPWALREKAGYDIGKLDIATDQRGSLHTDIARLRAGGVGAQFWSVYVRTDLTGDAAVSATLEQIDCVDRLLTRHPADLVRALTAADMEKARAEGRIASLMGAEGGHSINNSLATLRALHTLGVRYMTLTHNDNIAWADSATDEPGVGGLSPFGHEVVREMNRVGMLVDLSHVAATTMRAALDTSAAPVIFSHSSSRAVCDHPRNIPDDVLERLPANGGVAMATFVPKFVLQAAVDWTRAADDNMRANGFHHLDTRPEAMKVHEAFEATNPRPIATAATVADHLDHMREVAGIDHVGIGGDYDGTAFTPSGLDDVAGYPNLIAELLTRGWSTPDLAKLTWRNAVRVLGAAEDVSRDISSRRGPSIATLTQLDG; encoded by the coding sequence ATGACATCCCACGACGAAGCACGCGCACTGGACGAAGCACACGCACTGGACGCGGCACGCGCACTCGACGAAGCACGCGCACTCCTCGCCGACTTCCCCGTCGTCGACGGCCACAACGACCTGCCGTGGGCCCTGCGCGAGAAGGCCGGTTACGACATCGGCAAGCTCGACATCGCGACGGACCAGCGGGGCAGCCTGCACACGGACATAGCCCGGCTGCGCGCGGGCGGCGTCGGCGCGCAGTTCTGGTCGGTGTACGTCCGCACGGACCTGACCGGCGACGCGGCGGTCAGCGCCACGCTCGAACAGATCGACTGCGTCGACCGGTTGCTCACCCGCCACCCGGCGGACCTGGTCCGCGCGCTGACGGCGGCGGACATGGAGAAGGCCCGCGCCGAGGGCCGCATCGCCTCCCTGATGGGCGCCGAGGGCGGGCACTCCATCAACAACTCCCTCGCCACGCTGCGGGCGTTGCACACGCTCGGCGTCCGCTACATGACGCTCACGCACAACGACAACATCGCGTGGGCGGACTCGGCGACGGACGAGCCGGGCGTCGGCGGCCTCTCGCCCTTCGGCCACGAGGTCGTACGTGAGATGAACCGCGTCGGCATGCTGGTGGACCTCTCACACGTCGCGGCGACGACGATGCGGGCGGCCCTGGACACGTCGGCGGCCCCGGTCATCTTCTCGCACTCCTCGTCGCGGGCGGTCTGCGACCACCCGCGCAACATCCCGGACGACGTCCTGGAGCGGCTGCCCGCCAACGGCGGCGTGGCGATGGCGACCTTCGTCCCGAAGTTCGTCCTCCAGGCGGCGGTCGACTGGACGCGGGCCGCCGACGACAACATGCGGGCCAACGGTTTCCACCACCTGGACACGCGGCCCGAGGCGATGAAGGTCCACGAGGCCTTCGAGGCGACGAACCCCCGCCCGATCGCCACCGCCGCAACGGTCGCCGACCACCTCGACCACATGCGCGAGGTGGCGGGCATCGACCACGTCGGCATCGGCGGCGACTACGACGGCACGGCGTTCACCCCGTCCGGCCTCGACGACGTGGCGGGCTACCCGAACCTGATCGCGGAACTCCTCACCCGCGGCTGGTCCACGCCCGACCTCGCGAAGCTGACGTGGCGGAACGCGGTACGGGTGCTGGGCGCGGCGGAGGACGTCTCCCGGGACATCAGCTCCCGACGGGGCCCGTCGATCGCGACGCTGACGCAACTGGACGGCTGA
- the purE gene encoding 5-(carboxyamino)imidazole ribonucleotide mutase: protein MSAPVVGIVMGSDSDWPVMEGAAKALDEFEIPFEVDVVSAHRMPHEMIAYGEQAADRGLKAIIAGAGGAAHLPGMLASVTPLPVIGVPVPLKYLDGMDSLLSIVQMPAGVPVATVSVGGARNAGLLAARILAAHDPELLGRMREFQQELNDQATEKGKRLRTKVEGAGSGFGFGSGK from the coding sequence ATGAGTGCACCCGTTGTTGGCATCGTCATGGGCTCGGACTCCGACTGGCCGGTGATGGAGGGCGCCGCCAAGGCACTCGACGAGTTCGAGATCCCCTTCGAGGTCGACGTCGTCTCCGCGCACCGCATGCCGCACGAGATGATCGCGTACGGCGAGCAGGCGGCGGACCGCGGCCTCAAGGCGATCATCGCCGGTGCGGGCGGCGCCGCCCACCTGCCGGGCATGCTGGCGTCGGTGACCCCGCTCCCGGTGATCGGCGTGCCCGTCCCGCTCAAGTACCTGGACGGCATGGACAGCCTCCTGTCCATCGTGCAGATGCCCGCGGGCGTCCCGGTCGCGACGGTCTCCGTCGGCGGCGCGCGCAACGCGGGCCTGCTCGCGGCCCGCATCCTCGCCGCGCACGACCCCGAACTCCTCGGCCGCATGCGGGAGTTCCAGCAGGAGCTGAACGACCAGGCGACGGAGAAGGGCAAGCGGCTGCGGACCAAGGTCGAGGGAGCGGGTTCCGGATTCGGCTTCGGCTCGGGAAAGTGA
- a CDS encoding 5-(carboxyamino)imidazole ribonucleotide synthase: MTFPVVGMVGGGQLARMTHEAGIPLGLKFKLLSDTPQDSAAQVVSDVVIGDYRDLDTLRAFARGCDVITFDHEHVPTEHLRALEADGIPVRPGPDALVHAQDKGVMRAKLMEIGVPCPRHRIVKDPADAAAFAAEGAADGGDGFPVILKTVRGGYDGKGVWFVRSVEDAEEPFRAGVPVLAEEKVDFRRELAANVVRSPHGQAVAYPVVESQQVDGVCDTVIAPAPGLSEDLAGQAQELALRIAKELGVVGHLAVELFETRDGRILVNELAMRPHNSGHWTQDGAITSQFANHVRAVLDLPLGDPRPRAKWTVMANVLGGDYPDMYTAYLHCMARDPQLKIHMYGKDVKPGRKVGHVNTYGDDLDEVLDRARHAAGYLRGTITE; this comes from the coding sequence GTGACGTTCCCGGTAGTCGGCATGGTCGGCGGCGGTCAGCTCGCCCGCATGACCCACGAGGCGGGCATCCCCCTCGGCCTTAAATTCAAGCTCCTCAGTGACACCCCGCAGGATTCCGCGGCGCAGGTCGTCAGCGACGTCGTCATCGGCGACTATCGCGACCTGGACACGCTGCGTGCGTTCGCGCGGGGCTGCGACGTGATCACTTTCGATCACGAACACGTACCCACCGAGCATCTACGGGCCCTGGAGGCGGACGGCATCCCCGTCCGTCCGGGGCCCGACGCGTTGGTGCACGCCCAGGACAAGGGCGTCATGCGCGCGAAGCTCATGGAGATCGGCGTGCCCTGCCCGCGCCACCGGATCGTGAAGGACCCGGCCGACGCGGCCGCCTTCGCGGCCGAGGGCGCCGCGGACGGCGGCGACGGCTTCCCCGTGATCCTGAAGACGGTGCGGGGCGGCTATGACGGAAAGGGGGTGTGGTTCGTACGTTCCGTCGAGGACGCCGAAGAGCCCTTCCGGGCCGGTGTCCCGGTGCTCGCCGAGGAGAAGGTCGACTTCAGGCGGGAACTGGCGGCGAACGTCGTCCGCTCACCGCACGGCCAGGCCGTCGCCTACCCCGTCGTCGAGTCCCAGCAGGTCGACGGCGTCTGCGACACGGTGATCGCGCCCGCACCCGGCCTCTCCGAGGACCTCGCGGGCCAGGCGCAGGAACTGGCGCTGCGCATCGCCAAGGAGCTCGGCGTCGTCGGACACCTCGCCGTCGAGCTCTTCGAGACCCGCGACGGCCGCATCCTCGTCAACGAACTGGCGATGCGCCCGCACAACTCGGGCCACTGGACGCAGGACGGCGCGATCACCTCGCAGTTCGCCAACCACGTCCGCGCCGTGCTCGACCTGCCGCTCGGCGACCCGCGCCCGCGCGCCAAGTGGACCGTGATGGCCAACGTGCTCGGCGGGGACTACCCCGACATGTACACCGCGTACCTGCACTGCATGGCCCGCGACCCGCAGCTCAAGATCCACATGTACGGCAAGGACGTGAAGCCCGGCCGCAAGGTCGGTCACGTGAACACCTACGGCGACGATCTGGACGAGGTCCTCGACCGCGCCCGGCACGCAGCCGGCTACCTCAGAGGAACGATCACCGAATGA
- a CDS encoding GtrA family protein, translated as MTERGALRVRLDRLGREVAKFGAVGAVGTLVNFAVFNLVRHVTDLHVVRASVIATVVAIAFNYVGFRYFTYKDRDKSGRTKELTLFLLFSAVGLVIENGVLYAATYWFGWDSRLQSNFFKFLGMGIATLFRFWSYRSWVFKALPVRETTVGHAESFLEETDADEKPAVRRP; from the coding sequence ATGACGGAACGGGGCGCGTTGCGCGTGCGGCTGGACAGGCTCGGGCGCGAAGTTGCCAAGTTCGGGGCCGTGGGGGCGGTCGGCACGCTGGTCAACTTCGCGGTCTTCAACCTCGTGCGGCACGTCACCGACCTGCACGTGGTGCGCGCGAGCGTGATCGCCACGGTCGTCGCCATCGCCTTCAACTACGTGGGCTTCCGCTACTTCACGTACAAGGACCGTGACAAGAGCGGCCGCACCAAGGAACTCACGCTGTTCCTGCTGTTCAGCGCGGTCGGCCTGGTCATCGAGAACGGCGTGCTCTACGCGGCGACGTACTGGTTCGGCTGGGACAGCCGACTCCAGTCCAACTTCTTCAAGTTCCTCGGCATGGGCATCGCGACGCTCTTCCGCTTCTGGTCGTACCGCAGCTGGGTGTTCAAGGCCCTGCCCGTGCGCGAGACGACGGTCGGGCATGCGGAATCGTTCCTGGAGGAGACGGACGCGGACGAGAAGCCCGCGGTGCGGCGCCCCTAG
- a CDS encoding ATP-binding protein, with product MRRRLINSTLAVVLVVIAVFGVSLVIVETRTISSSAQERVDSEALRLASIVDSRLISEEKISGAILRDQVASDRYARIEIPGRKAIQIGTRPGGEVISATRPGEQGEKVTVQEPKAAVTREVGRTLLIIAAVALLAIVAAVLLAVRQANRLASPLTDLAETAERLGSGDPRPRHKRYGVPELDRVADVLDSSAERIGRMLTAERRLAADASHQLRTPLTALSMRLEEITVTEELDTVKEEATIALAQVERLTDVVERLLTNSRDPRTGSAVAFDLDEVVKQQLEEWRPAYRSAGRAIVSSGKRHLEAVGTPGAVAQVLAALIENSLMHGGGTVALRTRVTGNQAVIEVTDEGPGVPADLGARIFERTISGRNSTGIGLAVARDLAEADGGRLEMLQTQPPVFGLFLSRTPLSRSTDTEADDKTIR from the coding sequence ATGCGCCGTCGCCTGATCAACTCCACCCTCGCCGTCGTCCTCGTGGTGATCGCCGTGTTCGGGGTGAGCCTCGTCATCGTCGAGACGAGGACCATCAGCAGCAGCGCCCAGGAGCGCGTCGACTCCGAGGCGCTGCGGCTGGCCAGCATCGTGGACAGCCGCCTGATCAGCGAGGAGAAGATCAGCGGCGCCATCCTGCGCGACCAGGTCGCCTCCGACCGGTACGCCCGCATCGAGATCCCCGGCCGCAAGGCCATCCAGATCGGCACCCGCCCCGGCGGCGAGGTCATCAGCGCCACCCGCCCCGGCGAACAGGGCGAGAAGGTCACCGTCCAGGAGCCGAAGGCCGCCGTGACCCGCGAGGTCGGCAGGACCCTGCTGATCATCGCCGCCGTCGCGCTGCTCGCCATCGTCGCCGCCGTACTCCTCGCCGTCCGGCAGGCCAACCGCCTCGCCTCCCCGCTCACCGACCTCGCGGAGACCGCGGAACGCCTCGGCTCGGGCGACCCCCGCCCCCGCCACAAGCGGTACGGCGTGCCGGAGCTGGACCGTGTCGCCGACGTCCTCGACTCCTCCGCCGAGCGCATCGGGCGGATGCTGACCGCCGAGCGGCGCCTCGCCGCCGACGCGTCGCACCAGCTGCGCACCCCGCTGACCGCGCTCTCCATGCGCCTGGAGGAGATCACCGTCACCGAGGAGCTGGACACGGTGAAGGAGGAGGCGACGATCGCGCTGGCGCAGGTCGAGCGGCTCACCGACGTCGTGGAGCGGCTGCTCACCAACTCGCGCGATCCGCGTACGGGCTCCGCCGTCGCCTTCGACCTGGACGAGGTCGTCAAGCAGCAGCTGGAGGAGTGGCGCCCCGCGTACCGCAGTGCGGGCCGCGCCATCGTCAGCTCGGGCAAGCGGCACCTGGAGGCGGTCGGCACGCCGGGAGCGGTGGCGCAGGTCCTCGCCGCGCTGATCGAGAACTCGCTGATGCACGGTGGCGGCACGGTCGCGCTGCGTACCCGCGTCACCGGCAATCAGGCGGTCATCGAGGTCACGGACGAGGGCCCCGGCGTACCCGCCGATCTGGGGGCGCGCATTTTCGAGCGGACGATCAGCGGCCGCAACTCGACGGGAATCGGCCTCGCGGTGGCCCGGGATCTGGCCGAGGCGGACGGTGGCCGCCTGGAGATGCTCCAGACCCAGCCGCCGGTCTTCGGGCTCTTCCTGTCCCGTACGCCGCTGTCGAGGAGCACGGACACCGAAGCGGACGACAAGACGATCCGCTAG
- a CDS encoding response regulator transcription factor, translating into MTRVLLAEDDASISEPLARALRREGYEVEVREDGPTALDAGLQGSVDLVVLDLGLPGMDGLEVARRLRADGLTVPILILTARADEVDTVVGLDAGADDYVTKPFRLAELLARVRALLRRGATEPKEAPATHGVRIDVESHRAWMGDEELQLTAKEFDLLRVLVRDAGRVVTRDQLMREVWDTTWWSSTKTLDMHISWLRKKLGDDAANPRYIATVRGVGFRFEKS; encoded by the coding sequence ATGACCCGTGTACTGCTCGCCGAGGACGACGCGTCCATCTCGGAGCCGCTGGCCCGTGCCCTGCGCAGGGAGGGTTACGAGGTCGAAGTCCGTGAGGACGGCCCCACCGCTCTCGACGCAGGCCTGCAAGGGAGCGTCGACCTCGTCGTACTCGACCTGGGGCTGCCCGGCATGGACGGCCTGGAGGTCGCCCGCCGGCTGCGGGCCGACGGGCTCACGGTGCCGATCCTGATCCTCACCGCGCGCGCCGACGAGGTGGACACGGTCGTCGGCCTCGACGCGGGCGCCGACGACTACGTGACCAAGCCCTTCCGGCTCGCCGAACTCCTCGCCCGGGTCCGGGCGCTGCTGCGGCGCGGCGCCACGGAGCCGAAGGAGGCGCCCGCCACGCACGGCGTGCGGATCGACGTCGAGTCGCACCGGGCGTGGATGGGCGACGAGGAGCTCCAGCTCACCGCGAAGGAGTTCGACCTGCTGCGGGTCCTGGTGCGGGACGCGGGGCGGGTCGTCACGCGCGATCAGCTGATGCGGGAGGTCTGGGACACGACGTGGTGGTCTTCCACGAAGACCCTCGACATGCACATCTCCTGGCTCCGCAAGAAGCTCGGTGACGACGCGGCGAACCCTCGGTACATCGCTACGGTACGGGGAGTCGGTTTCCGCTTCGAGAAGAGCTGA
- a CDS encoding peptide MFS transporter, which produces MASSLTKDSASTPGSEKTFFGHPRGLATLFMTEMWERYSFYGMKALLPLYLIAPGGMNMSATTATAIYSVYMSMVYLLAMPGGWMADRFWGPRKTVVIGAAVVILGHITLALPSSATFFAGLALVALGSGLLKANISVMVGHLYNGPKDPRRDGGFTLFYIGINLGAFLAPLSIGTVGENVNWHLGFALAAVGMALGLAQFMIGSRHLSAQSSVVSQPATPQQRASALRNGLIWLIVAAALYTLMGVTGNFADWALMPLIIAGLVIPVTVLARMKRDKELSQLEQSKLSGYIWFFVVAAVFWMIYDQNGSTLSIFGKGSTTNNLLGFDFPTSWYQSLNPIFIMALAPLVASAWLWLNKRGKEPSTAVKFASSLTLIGISFAVFLIPLIDTANNGGRVSPMWLVSIYFIQTVGELCLSPVGLSLTTKMAPEKYSAQMMGVWFLAVTAGDSVTGLLTSPQLGVDLNNSGAVAVEAIIAVLAGVGIWSSRKKVKQLMGSVN; this is translated from the coding sequence ATGGCGTCCAGCCTGACGAAGGACTCCGCCAGTACCCCTGGCTCCGAGAAGACCTTCTTCGGCCACCCCCGCGGACTGGCCACTCTCTTCATGACCGAGATGTGGGAGCGGTACAGCTTCTACGGCATGAAGGCACTGCTCCCGCTGTATCTGATCGCCCCCGGCGGCATGAACATGAGTGCCACGACGGCGACGGCGATCTACTCCGTCTACATGTCGATGGTCTATCTCCTCGCCATGCCCGGCGGCTGGATGGCGGACCGCTTCTGGGGTCCGCGCAAGACGGTCGTCATCGGTGCGGCCGTCGTGATCCTCGGCCACATCACGCTCGCGCTGCCGAGCTCGGCCACCTTCTTCGCCGGTCTGGCGCTCGTCGCGCTCGGCTCCGGCCTCCTGAAGGCGAACATCTCCGTGATGGTCGGCCACCTCTACAACGGTCCGAAGGACCCGCGCCGTGACGGTGGCTTCACGCTCTTCTACATCGGCATCAACCTCGGTGCCTTCCTCGCCCCGCTGTCCATCGGCACGGTCGGCGAGAACGTCAACTGGCACCTGGGCTTCGCGCTCGCCGCGGTCGGCATGGCCCTGGGCCTCGCCCAGTTCATGATCGGCTCGCGTCACCTGAGCGCGCAGAGCAGCGTGGTGTCGCAGCCCGCGACGCCGCAGCAGCGCGCCTCGGCCCTGCGCAACGGCCTGATCTGGCTGATCGTCGCCGCCGCGCTCTACACGCTCATGGGCGTGACCGGCAACTTCGCCGACTGGGCCCTGATGCCGCTGATCATCGCGGGTCTGGTCATCCCGGTCACCGTCCTCGCCCGCATGAAGCGCGACAAGGAGCTCTCGCAGCTGGAGCAGTCCAAGCTGTCGGGTTACATCTGGTTCTTCGTGGTCGCCGCCGTCTTCTGGATGATCTACGACCAGAACGGCTCGACGCTGTCGATCTTCGGCAAGGGCTCGACGACGAACAACCTGCTCGGGTTCGACTTCCCGACCTCCTGGTACCAGTCGCTGAACCCGATCTTCATCATGGCGCTGGCCCCCCTGGTCGCCTCGGCGTGGCTGTGGCTGAACAAGCGGGGCAAGGAGCCGAGCACGGCCGTCAAGTTCGCCTCCAGCCTCACGCTGATCGGCATCTCCTTCGCGGTCTTCCTCATCCCGCTGATCGACACCGCCAACAACGGCGGCCGCGTCAGCCCGATGTGGCTGGTCTCGATCTACTTCATCCAGACCGTCGGCGAGCTCTGCCTCTCCCCGGTCGGCCTGTCGCTCACGACCAAGATGGCCCCGGAGAAGTACAGCGCCCAGATGATGGGTGTCTGGTTCCTCGCGGTCACCGCGGGCGACTCGGTGACGGGTCTGCTGACCTCGCCGCAGCTGGGCGTGGACCTGAACAATTCGGGGGCGGTCGCCGTCGAAGCGATCATCGCCGTACTGGCGGGTGTCGGGATCTGGTCGTCCCGCAAGAAGGTCAAGCAACTCATGGGTTCGGTCAACTGA
- a CDS encoding alpha/beta hydrolase family protein, with protein sequence MPAMRRTLLSLTLCGALLSSSAAAQAAPEPPAGQLFPYGTHPRQNITVYGDGGTPLVIVHGGYWSKDTDWSGWARWFAARGFTVYDTDYRLTSDAVWPAQRDDVLAALHWVQRREDGRRPLVLGSSAGGHLALQAGAYGAGWARARGVVALSPVASPQRAWRDGARPGASAERRALRRAAVRLAGCVPGDGAGRVCRGRWADLSVASHASGADDAPLLLIHSAGDFVPRTHSSELANAERGAGLGDITVRTVPGSAHGGPLLRGPGMAQSILRWLRGRA encoded by the coding sequence ATGCCCGCCATGCGTCGTACGTTGCTCAGCCTGACCCTCTGCGGGGCGCTGCTGTCGTCCAGTGCCGCCGCCCAGGCGGCCCCCGAGCCCCCGGCCGGGCAGCTCTTCCCTTACGGGACGCACCCCCGCCAGAACATCACCGTGTACGGCGACGGCGGCACTCCGCTCGTCATCGTGCACGGCGGCTACTGGTCGAAGGACACCGACTGGAGCGGGTGGGCGCGGTGGTTCGCGGCGCGCGGGTTCACTGTGTACGACACCGACTACCGCCTCACCTCGGACGCGGTCTGGCCCGCGCAGCGCGACGACGTCCTGGCGGCGCTGCACTGGGTCCAGCGGCGCGAGGACGGGCGGCGCCCCCTCGTGCTCGGCTCGTCGGCGGGCGGACACCTCGCGCTCCAGGCGGGCGCGTACGGGGCGGGGTGGGCGCGGGCGCGGGGCGTGGTCGCGCTGTCGCCGGTGGCGTCGCCGCAGCGGGCGTGGCGCGACGGGGCGAGGCCTGGGGCGTCGGCGGAGCGGCGGGCGCTGCGGAGGGCGGCGGTACGGCTCGCGGGGTGCGTGCCGGGGGACGGGGCGGGGCGGGTGTGCCGGGGGCGGTGGGCGGACCTGTCGGTCGCGTCCCACGCGTCGGGCGCGGACGACGCGCCGCTCCTCCTGATCCACTCGGCGGGGGACTTCGTGCCGCGCACGCACTCGTCGGAGCTGGCGAACGCGGAGCGCGGCGCGGGCCTGGGCGACATCACGGTCCGCACGGTGCCGGGGTCCGCGCACGGGGGCCCGCTGCTCCGGGGCCCAGGGATGGCCCAGTCGATCCTGCGCTGGCTGCGGGGCCGCGCGTGA